acctggtttaaaaagcgagatatacataagtatacttatgtaagtaggagagatggacagagagtgttattggattacgtgttaattgacaggcgtgcgaaagagagacttttggatgttaatgtgctgagaggtgcaactggagggatgtctgatcattatcttgtggaggctaaggtgaagatttctatgggttttcagaaaagaagagtgaatgttggggtgaagagggtggtgagaataagtgagcttgagaaggagacctgtgtgaggaagtaccaggagagactgagtacagaatggaaaaaggtgagaacaatggaagcaaggggagtgggggaggaatgggatgtatttagggaatcagtgatggattgcgcaaaagatgcttgtggcatgagaagagtgggaggtgggttgattagaaagggtagtgagtggtgggatgaagaagtaagagtattagtgaaagagaagagagaggcatttggacgatttttgcagggaaaaaatgcaattgagtgggagatgtataaaagaaagagacaggaggtcaagagaaaggtgcaagaggtgaaaaaaagggcaaatgagagttggggtgagagagtatcattaaattttagggagaataaaaagatgttctggaaggaggtaaataaagtgcgtaagacaagggagcaaatgggaacttcagtgaagggcgcaaatggggaggtgataacaagtagtggtgatgtgagagggagatggagtgagtattttgaaggtttgttgaatgtgtttgatgatagagtggcagatatagggtgttttggtcgaggtggtgtgcaaagtgagagggttagggaaaatgatttggtaaacagagaagaggtagtgaaagctttgcgggagatgaaagccggcaaggcagcaggtttggatgttattgcagtggaatttattaaaaaagggggtgactgtattgttgactggttggtaaggttatttaatgtatgtatgactcatggtgaggtggctgaggattggcggaatgcgtgcatagtgccattgtacaaaggcaaaggggataagagtgagtgctcaaattacagaggtataagtttgttgagtattcctggtaaattatatgggagggtattgattgagagggtgaaggcatgtacagagcttcagattggggaagagcagtgtggtttcagaagtggtagaggatgtgtggatcaggtgtttgctttgaagaatgtatatatatatatatatatatatatatatatatatatatatatatatatatatatatatatatatatatatatatatatatatatatatatatatatatatatatatatatatatattcctatgagttcacggggaaaatgaaacacgaaaagttcccaagggcactttcgtgtaataaggctaacactgttgtgattttagacaaaagtaactgtttatctaaaatgaatgatcttctaaatgataacacaacatattctaaacttagtaaaaatcccttagaagcatttaaatctcacttcaataaagaaacgaagttgttgttgaaaggtaacatttctcttatcaaaagtatgtcatctttgtccccttcattgccatatatgtatggacttatcaaaacacataaacaaaattttccagcaagacctatagtgagttcagtaggctccatcacatataaattgtcaaaatggttagtttctttattgagccctatagcgggtaaggtatcaaattctaatatcataaacaatgtagatttagtcaacaagctaaacaatatcaatattaattttgatttcaaactagttagctttgatgtttccccacttttcactaaagttccagttgattaccttttagaatatttatttgatgtcttggatgatattcatttacctgtttcaaagtctaatttcattgaactgataaaattgtgtctaaaagactgtgtatttcaatttaatggagattattatgctcaaaaaattggtatggcaatgggtacccctcctaagtaatctttatatggaatttcttgaaacaTTATTACTAAAGGacttcttaccttctaatgcaatttggtttaggtatgtagatgatgttctttgtgtttggccaacaaatgaaaatttacaaatatttctccccttacttaacaatttaatacctcccatcaaatttactgtagaaaatgagaataatggtatgttaccatttttggattgcatgattcatagacaaggaaacaagtttaagtttagcatatacagaaaacccaacaatgtatgctcataaaGTACCccaggtctttcattgataaatcccttaagttaggaaagaaatcattttatagagttgagcccaaacctcccattaacaccaagaatcttttagttctcccttttaataataatttcactttgcttcccatgttgcttaaatcctttaatgtaaatgttgcctttagcaacaataatactataaagaatatcttaatcaggaattcacctgaaaattctcttggttgcatctataaagtgccttgtggaaactgttatgaattctatgttggtcagactggcaaggatctttctgttagacttaagcaacataaatatagtataagaacgggacaagaatcaaatgccttgtttaatcatgttaaaaactatgaccattgtattgactggagtaacgccatctcagttattaattctaactctagtactaagagaaatatcattgaatcttctattatcaaatacacaaagaattataatcttaatattagtgatggtctatacaaattagataactttattgttgataagatttgtaaaatgataagtttatgaacgctcgttgtatgttttggacaatcacatgtttaccaaatggcgtcctagcttcgtctcttcgatgtatatcaactgactattatatttctctcttgtgtcttccctgatgatgtgattattacacgaaagtgcacttgggaacttttcgtgtttcattttccccgtggactcatatgaatatcttaatcacgcgcaaaattgtgatcctttccaatatatatatatatatatatatatatatatatatatatatatatatatatatatatatatatatatatatatatatatatatatatatatatatatatatacatgactaaaCTGGGACTCAATGAAGGTCTCTAGACAACGCTCATCCGTACAAGATTTTTTTGTTTGAGACTTGTTGATGATCTGTATGACCGACGATACATACTGGAATGGCTTTCATCATGAATAACTAAGATGGTAATGGAGTAATTGGTCTTGTGAGTCACTGCTCTTCCTTACAGAGTACGTGCATCTGTGGTGTCATGTTGAGTCATTTGGATTTAGGAATCTCTGAGATACGGCGGGTCTTGTAGTGATTTGTCAAACCCACGCCGTCAACAGAAATCTTTTTTTGGTCGACCCTAACTACATTCTGGCGTACGTCCTCCTTTGTTGCATAGTTTTTGGCCTTGCAGGACCGAGGCCACAGGTTGACTATGATCTCAATCGGACTTTAACTAATGCTGTTTCACATAACCTTGCACAGTGTCAGCATGGCAGCAACATCAACGTCGTCAGGGAGGTGCCAGGGAGtgccgcgcctcctcctcctctcactgggCCTCGCCCTTCTGCTGCCTCCTACACCCACATCCTGCATTGACTTCGAGCAGATCCTGGGTCAGATTTTCTCCAAAGTGGCTACGTAAGATATCCAAAGGTTGAGTAGATATTCTATTGCTGGAGATGTTAATGGCTCGATGTACAGTAACAATGTGTAGGGTCTCCTATTTACTCCTAGAGAAGTTATTCTCCTTCTGGCTGTGGCATCCTATATAAACGTTAACTATAATCGTGATAGACACCCGATGGCTGGGTATATATCCAAAGACAAATCAAGACGTCAACGCACCCTTCAGGATTGAACGGCTGAGTGTATTAGACGTACGATCTCCGTGTCTCACGGCCATAACACGCGATCCACCTGCAGGAGTAAAATGCTGTAGCATTTTATAAGAATGGCTTTAATGCAGTCTAAAGTCGTTTGAGTGAGTGCGATGATCAGATCCACAATAACACTGTTTGAACCTTTGACCTCTCGAGGGTTACCAACCCTTCCAGAGGGCTCACCTATGGGATTCTCAGTCCCTGACGTGAGTTAACAGACCGACGGACAAACACAGCAAGATCACGAACACACTTCACGAGAAGCTGAAGGTATGGGAGGGAAAGAATTCCATTTGGCTGGATGGCAGACAGTTGATGTGTAACGTGTCTCCCTGGcgggaggcgagtgtgtgtgatcCAGGCAAGTGATGAGTTTGTTAGTGTGTTACTTCcagacagatgaagaaatgccatATTATATTTTCCCAggcaggtgatgagtgaggtgCTTGTGTCTCAGGTGAGTGATAAGTGATTTGTCTTCCAGACAAATGTGTGTTACTTCCCTTCCAGGCACGTGATGAATGTGTGTTACTTCCCTTCCAGGCACGTGATGAATGTGTGTTATTTACCTTCCAGGCACTTGATGAATGTGTGTTACTTCCCTTCCAGGCACGTGATGAATTTGTGTTACTTCCCTTCCAGGCACGTGATGAATGTGTGTTACTTCCCTTCCAGGCACGTTATGAATGTGTGTTACTTCCCTTCCAGGCACGTTATGAATGTGTGTTACTTCCCTTCCAGGCACGTGATGAATGTGTGTTACTTCCCTTCCAGGCACGTGATGAATGTGTGTTACTTCCCTTCCAGGCACGTGATGTGTGTTACTTCCCTTCCAGGCACGTGATGAATGTGTGTTACTTCTCTTCCAGGTACGTGATGAATGTGTGTTACTTCCCTTCCAGGCACGTGATGAGTGTGTGTTACTTCCCTTCCAGACACGTGATGAATGTGTGTTACTTCCCTTCCAGGCACGTGATGAATGTGTGTTACTTCTCTTCCAGGCACGTGATGAATGTGTGTTACTTCCCTTCCAGGCACGTGATGAATGTGTGTTACATCCCTTCCAGGCACGTGATGAGTGTGTGTTACTTCTCTTCCAGGCACGTGATGAATGTGTGTTACTTCTCTTCCAGGCACGTGATGAATGTGTGTTACTTCCCCTCCAGGCACGTGATGAATGTGTGTTACATCCCTTCCAGACACGTGATGAATGGTTATTGTTGTTGTCTTCTCCAGACCGGCGTTAAACATGTACCATTCACTTCACAGGCAGGTGTTCCAGAAAGGAGAGCTAGAGCTGCTGGACCATATCTGCTCATACACTACGAAACCTCATTTCTACTCCTGGAAGATGTATTACCGCTGCAGTATTTGGTGTCCAGGCTGGACTCCCATTGTCGGTCAAGGTACGGGTCTTCTTATCTGTTTCTTTCTTAGCTAGTAACATGCGAGTCTGTCTCACAATCTTACTTGATCTTAAATCTTAACTCGTGTTATCGTTGTTATAACGTACTCCTGAAGAACTGAATGATCACCGGAAGCCTGAGAGATCTATATTCCGCCCTCACTGTAAGCATGAGAAATCTTTATTCCACCATCACTCTGAGCTTGAGAGATCTATATTCCGCCCTCACTCTGGGCTTGAGAGATCTTTATTTCGGCCTCACTCTAAGCTTGAGGGATCTTTAGTCCACCCTCACTCTGAACCTGAGTCAGTGTTCATTTGACTTACTTCGTTTCAGTATAAAATCCCTTCAGTAAGTTGacccttatctctctttttaatttcGGTTCCGGTTTCAAACTCTTAACTTTGATCACAACTACTTACGTTGCCTCTTGTTCTCGGAGGATGCACGTCAGCCCACATATATCACACATGCACTCCTGTTATCCCTATGACCAAGTCCCCAGACATGCTTAATGTCCAGCTAGACAAATGATGATCTTTCCCTTCGTCACAGCTTCCGGCCATAGAAGAGCAATGACGGCCAGGATAGAGGCCACGAAGGACTTCGTCAAGAAGGCCGTAGCCAGTGGCCTTGTCACCGAGGAGGAGGCTGACCCGTGGCTTTAAGGCATTCTCACATCTCTCGCTATGGATACACCTCGACTCCTTCCGCACACTTCTGGGAAGTTCTCATCATCCACCTGTAGGAGTTTCCGCCACCAATGAGTTTCTCCACCATCTGCGCCTCTGAGGGTCTCTGTCATCCTCGTCTTTGGGGGTTCATCGTCATTCTCGTCTCTGGGGACCACCCTCATCCGTGTATCTTGGgtgctccctccctctttctttggGGTGTTTCCCTTGCCCTAGACTTTAGTCTGAACACCTGCACGCATCACGTGCTGTGGACACCCCTCAGCCTATAGCTTTACAATCTCCCCAACTCGTAGCTTTGGACGCTCCCCAGTCTATAGCTTTAAAACTTTTCCAGCCCATAGCTTTGGCCACTCACCAACCCATAGCTTTGGACACTTCCTAAACCCAGAGCCTTAGCCACTCCCTAACTCATAGCTTTGGACACTCTCCAGGTAACCACTCTCTTGCGATTTTGTTTACTTGTAATCACCGTTGACACTCTCTGTATAATCAAATCTTGATCAATAAATCTTACAACTCTCCCATTGGAATATTTTTCTTTAGAAAAGCATCGATAATTGTCATGATTTGCTTACCAGACTGAGCGTAAGGTGGACAAAAATGAGTTGGAGAGAGGCTGGTGATGATTGTAAAGGTGGTTTTGCGTCTGGCGCTGGTGGCTCATGACTTACTGGTGTGGGTGCTTCATGACTGACTGTTGTTGGTGTTTCATGACGGATTGATGAGGTTAGTTCAGGACTGACTGGTGATTGTTGTTCAAGACTGAATGGTGTTGGTGGTCCAggactgactggtggtggtggtggtttaggactgactggtggtggtggttcaggaccgactggtgatggtggttcaaGGCCGACAGGTGATGATGTTTCATGACTGACTGGTGATTGTGTTTCATAACTGACTGCTAGTAATAGTTCAGGAATTACTGGTGTTGGTAGTTCATGACAGAGAGGTGATGGTGTTTCATGACTGACTGGTGATTGTGGTTCATGACTGACTGGTAGTGGTGGCTCATGACTGACTGGTGATTGTGGTACATGactgactggtagtggtggttcaTGACTGACTGGTGGTAGAGGTtcatgactgactggtggtggtggttaacgACTAATTAGTGAGGTTGGTTCATGACTGACTAGTGTGATTCTTGACTGACTGGTAGGCTGGCTCATGACTGGCTGGTGGTAGTTCTTGATTGACTGGTGGTTGTAGTTTATGgctgactggtgatgatggttcatgaCTGACCGTTGATGGTGGTTCATTACTGACTAGTAAGACTGTTTTCTGACTGACGGATTGTGGTGGTCCATGAGTGACTTGTGGTTGTGGTTCATGACTGACTTGTGATAGTGGTTCATGactgacaggtggtggtggtggttaatgACTGACTTGTGAGAGAGGATCATGattgacgagtggtggtgattcaTGACTGACTGGTGATGTTGGTTCTTGACTGATAGGTGGGGATGGTACATAacttactggtgatggtgattcatgactggtttatggTAGTAGTtcatgactgactggtggtggtttATGAATTCCTGGTGATAGTGGTTCATGACTGACTTGTTACAGTAGTTGtgactgactgatgatggtgtTTCATAACTGACTGGTTATGGTGGTTCATAACTGAATGTTGTTGTGGTTCttgactgactggtggtggtggtggttcttgaCTGACAGGTGGTGTTGGTTCACGACTGACAGGTGATAGTGGTtcatgactgactggtggtggtggtggttcatgactgacgggtggtggtggttcacGACTGACTGGTGATAGTGGTtcatgactgactggtggtggtggtggttcttgactgacgggtggtggtggttcaggaCTGAATTTTGATTGTGGTTCATGACTGACTGTTGATAGTGTCGCATGACTGTCTGGTGATGATATTTCTTGgctgactggtgatggtggtttataACTgcatgatagtgatgctgtttgactggctgatgatggtggttcATGACTGGCCGGAGGTGGTGGTTCATGATTGACTGGCGATAGTGGTTAATGACTGACAGGTAAGGGTGGTTCATGCCTGATTTGTGATAGTGATTCGTTactaactggtggtggtggttcatgaCTGAATAGTGATTATGATTCATgactgactgatggtgatggttcatgacTGAATAGTGGTGGTTGCTCATAGCTGAACGGTAGAGGTGGTTTttgactgactggtggtggtggtgatacatgactgactggtggtggtgatgatacatgactgactggtggtggtggtgatacatgactgactggtggtggtggtgatacatgactgactggtggtggtggtgatacatgaCTGACTGGTGGTGATTGCTCCTGACTGAACGATATTTGTGGTTCTTGACTGGCCATCATTAGTGACTCATGGCTGATTAGTTACAGTGGTTCATGACTGACTGGTGGAGGTGCTTCATgactgactggtgatggtggttcatAACTGACTGAGGGGGGTATTTCAtgagtgaatggtggtggtgggtgttcatgACCGACTGGTGGGGTGGTtcatgactgactggtggtggtggttcatgaCTGAATAGTGAGGTTTGTTCATGCCTGACTGGTGGTAGTGGTTATCGACTGACTGGTGATGGTATTTCATGGCTGACTTGTGATGTTGGTTCATGACTAAATGGTGATAGTGGTTCATGACTGGCTTGTGATGGTGGTTCATGACTCACTGGTGATAGTTTTCATGActgaatggtgatggtggttcatgGTTGACTTGTGATGGTGGTTCGTAACTGCATGATGGTTGTTTTTGACTAACTGGTGGTAGTTTTTCATGACTGACTGGTTGTGGTGATTCATGACTGAATGGTGAGTGTGGTTCATgactgactggtgatggtggttcatgACTGAATGGTGATGGTAGTtcatgactgactggtggtgATAGTTCATGACTGACTGATGATGGTAGCTCATAACTGACTGGTGGTGTTTGCtcatgactgactggtggtgtttgctcatgactgactggtggtggaggttcatgactgactggtggtgtttgctcatgactgactggtggtggaggTTCTTTAATGACTGGTGATAATGATTCATGGCTGATTGGTTATAATTGTTCATGGTTGACTGATGATGCTAGTTCATTGGTGACAGGTGATGCTGGTTCATGACTGTTTAGTGTGATGGTTATATGACTATCTAGTCCTAATCGTTACTATCTGACAAATGATTGTAATTAGCAAGTGATTAGTAAAGGTTGTTTGTTACTGTTTATGATGGTTCTTGACTGACCGGTGGTGGTGGTTCGTGTCTGACTGGTGAGGGTGGTTCATGACAGCCCAGTGAGGGAGGTTCATAtctgactggtgatggtggttcatgACTGACTAGTAGCAGTGGTTCATGaatgactggtggtggtagtttaTGTGtgactggtgatggcggttcatgATTGACTGGTGATGGTAGTTCATGGCAAAATGGTGAATGTTCATAACtgactgttggtgttggtacatgactgactgctggtgacGGTTCATGACTGACTGTTGGTAGCGGTTCATGACTGACTGATGACGATGATACACGGTTAACAGGTGTGTAGGACTGGTGGTAATGGTTCTTGTCGTAATTAGAACGAAAGGTTTGTGGTACTTTCGCTTGATAACTGAATTCAACGACAGagtttgtggagggaggagagcttatcttgtgtgtgtgtgtgtgtgtgtgtgtgtgtgtgactcactcgCTATACAATCCCTTGTGTATACAAGACAGGCAGAGAACCTCCCCCAACGCTTATGACCTTGTAATGCCTATGATGCACATCATCACGTACAGCAtgagatcattattatcatcattattatcattattattgttattatcattattattatcattatcattattattatcattattattatatttcttatcattatcattattattatcattactattatcattattctataataataatagtagcaaTCATTGATATAATCTATATTACCTACGAACTCCTCTTCAAAGATCCCTGCAACTTcatggctgcgctacagtcagcagGAGGGAAGGGCTGGACTCCGTTAGAGCGGAAAGTTCGACGAGATTGTTCCCCCGTCAAACATCCTCGCCAAAGGCGACTGCGCATTCCTGGCGTAATGACAAGAAGACTGAGTCCAGCAACGcctacatgaacacacacacacacacacacacacacacacacacacacacacacacacatatatatacatatacatattggaaaggatcacaattttgcgcgtgatcaagatattcctatgagtccacggggaaaatgaaacacgataagttcccaagtgcactttcatgtaataatcacatcatcaggggagacacaagagagaaatataacagtcagttgatatacatcgaagagacgatgctaggacgccatttggtaaacatgcgattgtccacagacaaacagacagacacacacacactaagaggaACTTGGCCTCGAGCTGATATAGCTGGGAATCACGGTCGGCGATGACGTGAGCAGCTAATAATGCACAGCGTTATGAGGATATCGAATACGATACAAGTTCACTTGGAAGCAAAAGCTGAGATGAAACACCAGATGATAATCAGAAACAATCGATGCAAGTTAGGCAAGAGAGATAGTGACTGGGGTACAGCTGAGCCCCAAAGATAATAACAGGGACGTACTGGAGAGCCAAAGAGTTATATAGTTAcatggatacacagaccacacagacccttgGTCCGAGCGAGGGGGTCCGGCCTTAACactatttaaaagaaaagaaaaggactcAGTCTCCTTAAAGGCAATAGAAGAAAAGAATTCCAGAGCAAAGGTTCTCTCTCCCCATACCGTTCACTCCCTCTAGCAACACGCAAGACGGAGAGCAGCACTCCAGGAGCTGGCCCTGCCTGCCCTGGTGCTAACCTGTGGGGCTGACCACTCCAGGAGCTGGCCTTGCCTGCCCTGTTGCTAACCTGTGGGGCTGACCACTCCAGGAGCTGGCCCTGCCTGCCCTGTTGCTAACCTGTGGGACTGACCACTCCAGGAGGTGGCCTTGCCTGCCCTGTTGCTAACCTGTGGGGCTGACCACTCCAGGAGGTGGCCCTGCCTGCCCTGGTGCTAACCTG
The window above is part of the Panulirus ornatus isolate Po-2019 chromosome 55, ASM3632096v1, whole genome shotgun sequence genome. Proteins encoded here:
- the LOC139765630 gene encoding anti-lipopolysaccharide factor-like, encoding MAATSTSSGRCQGVPRLLLLSLGLALLLPPTPTSCIDFEQILGQIFSKVATQVFQKGELELLDHICSYTTKPHFYSWKMYYRCSIWCPGWTPIVGQASGHRRAMTARIEATKDFVKKAVASGLVTEEEADPWL